From a single Anomaloglossus baeobatrachus isolate aAnoBae1 chromosome 4, aAnoBae1.hap1, whole genome shotgun sequence genomic region:
- the ADRA2B gene encoding alpha-2B adrenergic receptor, whose translation MASTLFYSIQTTAAIAAIITFLILFTIFGNVLVIIAVLTSRSLKAPQNLFLVSLAAADILVATLIIPFSLANELMGYWYFGKIWCEMYLALDVLFCTSSIVHLCAISLDRYWSISQAIEYNSKRTPRRIKCIILMVWTLAALISLPPLIYKGKKEDHKNEKPQCKLNEDSWYILSSSICSFFAPCLIMILVYLRIYLIAKRRSKKKKEGNRPKQKSCALVDHQTKCSAENFPGQTCTTPQEKPNADIHCGGKLKNHADPALSSMAKEINGHGPSVMDTVVTPKGVILLPKKSPDDVSMTKKKSHINREKRFTFVLAVVIGVFVLCWFPFFFTYSLGAICPELCYIPQSVFQFFFWIGYCNSSLNPVIYTIFNQDFRKAFRRILCSHWTHSVW comes from the coding sequence ATGGCATCCACCCTCTTCTACTCTATACAAACCACAGCTGCTATAGCAGCAATCATTACCTTTCTCATCCTTTTCACCATTTTTGGAAACGTGTTGGTGATCATTGCAGTTCTGACCAGCCGTTCATTAAAAGCTCCTCAGAACCTGTTCCTGGTGTCTCTGGCTGCGGCGGACATACTCGTGGCTACTCTGATTATTCCCTTTTCCTTGGCTAATGAGCTTATGGGATATTGGTATTTTGGGAAGATTTGGTGTGAAATGTACTTGGCCTTGGATGTTCTGTTCTGTACTTCCTCCATAGTGCACCTATGTGCTATTAGCTTGGACAGGTACTGGTCTATCAGTCAAGCCATTGAGTATAATTCCAAGAGAACTCCTAGGAGGATAAAGTGCATTATCCTAATGGTCTGGACTCTGGCGGCTTTAATTTCATTGCCACCATTGATTTACAAGGGTAAGAAGGAAGATCACAAAAATGAGAAACCCCAATGCAAGCTGAATGAGGACTCCTGGTATATTTTATCCTCCAGCATCTGCTCTTTCTTCGCACCCTGCCTCATCATGATTCTAGTGTACCTCAGAATTTACCTGATTGCCAAACGTCGGAGCAAGAAGAAGAAGGAAGGCAACAGACCAAAACAAAAGTCCTGTGCTCTAGTTGACCATCAGACTAAATGTAGTGCGGAGAATTTCCCTGGTCAGACTTGTACGACTCCACAGGAGAAACCTAATGCTGACATCCATTGTGGTGGTAAACTAAAGAACCATGCTGACCCAGCACTGTCGAGTATGGCCAAAGAGATAAATGGACATGGGCCTTCCGTCATGGACACTGTTGTTACACCAAAAGGTGTTATTTTGCTGCCAAAAAAGTCACCAGACGATGTCTCCATGACAAAGAAGAAAAGCCACATTAATCGGGAAAAGAGGTTCACCTTTGTCCTGGCGGTGGTCATTGGGGTCTTTGTCTTGTGCTGGTTTCCGTTCTTCTTCACCTACAGTCTAGGAGCCATCTGTCCTGAGTTGTGCTACATCCCACAAAGTGTCTTTCAGTTTTTTTTCTGGATCGGGTACTGTAATAGCTCGCTCAATCCAGTTATCTACACCATATTCAACCAGGACTTCAGAAAGGCTTTCCGTCGGATTCTTTGTAGTCATTGGACTCACTCTGTTTGGTGA